Proteins encoded by one window of Primulina huaijiensis isolate GDHJ02 chromosome 1, ASM1229523v2, whole genome shotgun sequence:
- the LOC140982732 gene encoding transcription factor IIIA, whose product MANEGEEGRGAIFRDIRRYYCEYCGICRSKKSLISRHIMSQHREEIAEKEQNEGDGEKLNTCDECGASFLKPAHLKQHMLSHSLERSFTCPIDECHASYRRKDHLTRHLLQHQGKLFECPVEGCKSRFTVQGNMKRHVKEFHEDSDFYSADIKNPKEYACPELGCGKVFKYLSKLRKHENSHVKLDSVEALCSEPGCMKYFSNEHCLKEHLRSCHQYIICDKCGTNQLKKNIKRHLRMHEGVCTEQLKCSFSSCTSSFSTRSNLNQHVKAVHMELKPFTCSIPGCDMKFAFKHVRDNHEKCGFHVFIPGNFEESDEQFRSRPRGGRKRKYPIVETLLNKRVVAPRIEEIPMNGEP is encoded by the exons ATGGCGAATGAAGGCGAGGAAGGGCGAGGGGCGATATTCAGAGACATTAGGAGATATTACTGCGAGTATTGTGGGATTTGCCGCTCCAAGAAATCTCTCATCTCTCGTCACATCATGTCTCAACACCGG GAAGAGATTGCGGAGAAGGAGCAAAACGAGGGAGATGGAGAGAAACTGAACACTTGTGATGAATGCGGCGCTAGTTTCCTTAAGCCTGCACATTTGAAGCAGCATATGTTAAGCCACTCTCTTGAA AGATCTTTTACATGTCCAATAGATGAATGCCACGCCAGCTATAGAAGAAAGGACCACTTGACCAGACATCTGCTTCAACATCAAGGGAAATTGTTTGAGTGTCCCGTGGAGGGCTGTAAAAGCAGATTCACTGTGCAGGGTAATATGAAGCGGCATGTAAAAGAGTTTCATGAGGATTCTGATTTTTATTCTGCTGACATTAAGAACCCAAAAGAATATGCCTGTCCAGAACTTGGATGTGGGAAGGTTTTTAAATATCTGTCCAAATTGCGCAAACACGAAAATTCCCATG TGAAACTGGATTCAGTGGAGGCTTTGTGTTCAGAACCAGGATGCATGAAATATTTCTCTAATGAGCATTGCCTCAAGGAACATCTTCGGTCCTgccatcaatacataatttgtgaTAAATGTGGGACCAATCAGCTCAAGAAGAACATAAAACGCCATCTTCGCATGCATGAAGGGGTTTGCACAGAGCAACTCAAGTGCAGTTTCAGTAGTTGTACTAGCTCATTCTCTACT AGATCAAATCTCAATCAGCATGTAAAAGCTGTTCACATGGAACTCAAACCATTTACATGTAGCATCCCTGGTTGTGACATGAAATTTGCGTTCAAACACGTAAGGGATAACCACGAAAAATGTGGGTTTCACGTTTTTATTCCT GGTAATTTTGAGGAGTCAGATGAACAATTCCGATCCAGACCCAGAGGTGGAAGGAAAAGGAAGTATCCAATAGTTGAGACTTTATTGAACAAAAGAGTGGTTGCACCCCGTATTGAGGAGATCCCTATGAATGGGGAACCCTGA
- the LOC140982741 gene encoding calmodulin-binding protein 25-like, with translation MMEQLWQVRPVIGDAWISDLFAKENETLTRALHKTFESPYSEELFPAEMVESLFAIPEMTPVTTPTVSGGSENEVLTTKKRQNIAPTGRVTKRKPRASKRATTTFITADPSNFRQMVQQVTGVNFCGLNGNLPFPPLLKPEPYRLMSRVNPGMDFTAVDPSAFILDGSGGSLATHLAPPPASTADGGAAAGTGLDFDSFCGFPTLESWKVM, from the coding sequence ATGATGGAGCAGCTATGGCAGGTACGCCCGGTGATTGGTGACGCTTGGATTTCGGACTTATTTGCCAAGGAGAATGAGACGTTAACTAGAGCTCTGCATAAGACCTTCGAGTCCCCGTACAGCGAAGAGTTGTTCCCTGCGGAAATGGTTGAATCTCTCTTCGCCATTCCCGAAATGACACCCGTCACGACGCCCACGGTCTCCGGTGGATCGGAAAACGAAGTGCTCACCACCAAGAAGCGCCAGAACATAGCTCCCACGGGTAGGGTAACAAAGCGTAAGCCACGCGCGTCGAAGCGTGCGACCACGACGTTCATCACGGCGGATCCCTCGAATTTCAGGCAGATGGTGCAACAGGTGACCGGCGTGAACTTCTGCGGCTTGAACGGGAATCTTCCTTTCCCGCCGTTGCTGAAGCCTGAGCCGTATAGGCTGATGAGCCGAGTTAACCCGGGCATGGACTTTACCGCTGTTGACCCGTCGGCGTTTATACTAGACGGCTCTGGTGGGTCTCTTGCGACCCATCTGGCTCCTCCGCCAGCATCCACCGCTGATGGCGGAGCAGCGGCTGGGACTGGGCTTGACTTTGACTCTTTTTGTGGGTTCCCGACTCTGGAGTCCTGGAAAGTTATGTAA
- the LOC140972244 gene encoding uncharacterized protein — translation MGKTLEYKNPKKSIEPMERRTSKSPQKKIVKKVVKERKQRTRKSEFAVEKNLVESGDEQKDENELCSKLLSRYSPHFFKFVMRKLKPVLGEQQIGRIKDTPFAKWIDIPVLAISSSRIDYVLNRFQFDSCSLVVGEDLSIPFTSADFSLILGLRHVGQPVDLDLKVHSKFLSRHFEGKVTNARRAYIFKKLSSLAASDDSSEVDDFVRFFILFVFNCIIFPTCNYSTPGFIFPYLDDLSTFSEYAWGDAAFRFLCRSLRDVGSKTYLDGSTVGLMAWVYERVPVLGVCTGLHVFPRLFRWVESKIPLKFVGAESLLNSIDSTQVLPIAPFSEERELLDIKQATELENGRSQVRKFVKILKKQKDELKKLKMKCVELERESILHVATRSLVSKKNDEISDLKLEDVEQSDKALDEIIEQQWEEARQLDKERAAESAKYVAHNFDDAVDVMVKNVVADLHKENHEPRAADSMNYSGNQDHNEVKRTDSGNPSADNIAIGPNANLMVHNVDVDLEIENNKVLGPEFATALFDENNYVFGRNSGSGIDDDDENDAGSGIGTSEVPKITLFQSSIVDTVRTRDDFVKKKKPTSFVTPPSSTPKRKRRSKKKVCRSMLQNLIPE, via the exons ATGGGTAAAACACTTGAGTACAAGAATCCGAAGAAGAGTATAGAACCAATGGAGAGAAGGACGAGTAAATCACCACAAAAGAAGATAGTGAAGAAAGTTGTGAAAGAGAGAAAGCAGAGAACGCGGAAATCAG AGTTTGCTGTTGAGAAGAACCTTGTTGAATCTGGTGATGAGCAGAAGGATGAAAATGAATTATGTTCAAAGCTACTTTCACGTTATTCCCCCCATTTCTTTAAATTCGTGATGAGAAAACTGAAGCCTGTCTTAGGTGAGCAACAAATTGGGCGGATAAAAGATACGCCTTTTGCGAAGTGGATCGATATTCCTGTCCTTGCGATAAGTAGTTCAAGAATTGATTATGTTCTTAATAGATTTCAGTTTGATTCGTGCTCGTTAGTTGTTGGTGAAGATTTGTCAATACCTTTTACTTCAGCGGATTTCTCTCTTATTCTCGGGCTGCGTCATGTTGGACAACCTGTTGATTTGGACCTGAAAGTGCATTCCAAATTTTTGTCTCGtcattttgaaggaaaagtgACGAATGCCAGACgtgcatatatttttaaaaaactaagtTCGCTTGCTGCCAGTGATGATAGCAGTGAAGTCGATGATTTTGTTCGTTTTTTTATCTTGTTTGTTTTCAACTGCATAATATTCCCAACTTGTAATTATTCAACCCCTGGTTTTATTTTCCCTTATCTCGATGACCTTTCGACTTTTTCTGAGTATGCTTGGGGAGATGCTGCCTTCCGATTTTTGTGCCGAAGTTTACGCGATGTCGGAAGTAAAACCTATTTAGACGGAAGCACTGTTGGTTTAATG GCGTGGGTATATGAGAGGGTTCCAGTCTTAGGAGTGTGCACCGGTTTACATGTTTTCCCTCGGTTGTTTCGATGGGTGGAAAGCAAGATTCCATTGAAGTTTGTTGGAGCTGAATCACTATTGAATTCCATAGATTCAACCCAA GTTCTACCAATTGCACCATTTTCTGAGGAGAGGGAGTTGTTGGACATAAAACAAGCAACTGAGCTGGAAAATGGTAGATCTCAAGTgagaaaatttgtaaaaattttaaaaaaacaaaaggatGAACTGAAAAAGTTGAAAATGAAATGTGTTGAACTAGAGCGAGAAAGTATTTTACATGTAGCCACAAGATCATTGGTTTCTAAGAAGAACGATGAGATTAGTGATTTAAAGTTGGAGGATGTTGAGCAGAGTGATAAAGCATTGGATGAGATTATTGAGCAACAGTGGGAGGAGGCTAGGCAGCTTGATAAAGAACGGGCTGCTGAGTCTGCAAAATATGTAGCTCATAATTTTGATGATGCTGTTGACGTAATGGTGAAGAATGTTGTTGCTGATTTGCATAAAGAAAACCATGAACCGAGGGCAGCTGATTCTATGAATTATTCAGGTAATCAAGACCATAACGAAGTGAAAAGAACTGATTCTGGAAATCCTTCAGCTGATAATATTGCAATTGGACCTAATGCAAATTTGATGGTGCATAATGTTGATGTTGATTTGGAGATAGAAAACAACAAagtattaggccctgaatttgCAACCGCtttatttgatgaaaacaaTTATGTATTTGGTCGAAATAGCGGGAGTGGAATAGATGACGATGATGAGAATGATGCTGGCAGTGGCATTGGTACTTCAGAAGTGCCGAAGATCACCCTTTTTCAATCTTCAATTGTAGATACCGTGAGGACTAGGGATgattttgtgaaaaagaaaaaacccACGAGTTTTGTGACTCCACCCAGCTCTACACCAAAACGGAAGAGGCGTTCCAAAAAAAAGGTTTGCCGATCAATGTTGCAAAATTTAATCCCCGAATAG